In Juglans regia cultivar Chandler chromosome 13, Walnut 2.0, whole genome shotgun sequence, the following proteins share a genomic window:
- the LOC108979405 gene encoding uncharacterized protein LOC108979405 isoform X2, with amino-acid sequence MSGNNIEDVKEKELTDKTLNNQDGGDSSLDELKALDKSDENLMPSPQQEEEIIKKKYGGLLPKKPPLISKDHERAFFDSADWALGKEAQKPKGPLEALRPKLQPTPHQQVRSRRSAYAPADDGGEEDHGSTFDGGDNNNYIYDGGNNKSTDSKDQICPE; translated from the exons ATGTCAGGCAATAATATTGAGGATGTAAAGGAGAAGGAGCTTACAGATAAGACGCTTAATAATCAAGATGGCGGCGACAGTTCCCTGGACGAGCTTAAAGCTTTGGATAAAAGTGATGAGAATCTCATGCCTTCACCACAGCAGGAA GAGgaaataatcaagaaaaagTATGGGGGACTATTACCCAAGAAGCCTCCACTGATATCCAAG GATCATGAACGTGCTTTTTTTGATTCTGCGGATTGGGCATTGGGAAAG GAAGCCCAAAAGCCCAAAGGACCCCTTGAAGCACTCCGCCCAAAGTTGCAG CCCACACCACACCAGCAAGTTCGTTCAAGGCGCTCAGCTTATGCTCCTGCTGATGATGGTGGTGAAG AGGACCACGGTAGCACATTTGATGGTGGCGACAATAACAATTACATCTATGATGGTGGCAACAATAAAAGTACTGATTCAAAGGATCAGATCTGCCCCGAGTAG
- the LOC108980817 gene encoding pentatricopeptide repeat-containing protein At1g18485 yields the protein MNSVAPPFSHHHHLHHHTIIIYRRVPVSSNKHYLRPIFTPKASLSFSTHTHKRHTDSPASNSAPRLSLLQEINRLCQCGNLTEALNFLHRDFINVNSDSAERAEAMGVLLQACGQQKDMETGRKVHEMVSASTQLSNNFVINTRLITMYSMCGSPLNSRLVFDGLQRRNLFLWNAIVSGYARNELYDGAISLFTELISVTEFKPDNFTLPCVIKACAGLLDVGLGQVIHGMAMKTGLMSDVFVGNTLIAMYGKCGFVREAVKVLECMPERNLVSWNSMICGFAENGFSQESYDMFRKILESEEELIPDVATIVTVLPVCAGEGEVNVGMVIHGLAVRLGLSQELMVNNALIDMYSKCGYLNEAHILFIRSNNKNVVSWNSMIGGISREGDVCRTFDLLRKMQMEQDKTKVNEVTILNVLPACLEESELPCLKELHGYSIRHGFQYDELVANAFVAAYAKCGLLSSAEHVFYGIETKTVNTWNALIGGHAKNGDPKKAFELYFQMASSGFDPDSFSIGSLLLACSYVKCLNPGKELHGFVLRKGLETDSFIGISLLSLYIHCREVLSARMLFDRMEDKILVSWNAMIAGYSQNGLPDEALDLFRKMISDGVQPYEIAIMSVFGACSQLSALRLGKEMHCFALKAHLTEDNFVGCSLIDMYAKSGCIEQSHRVFDSLKKKDEASWNVIITGYGIHGHGNKAIELFEKMQRSGQKPDEFTLIGILMACSHAELVTEGLKYFGQMKVLYGIEPKLEHYACVVDMLGRAGQLDEALKLIHEMPEEPDARIWSSLLSSCRIYGDLQMGVQIAEELLELEPEKAENYVLLSNLYAGSGKWDDVRRVRKRMKENGLQKDAGRSWIEIGGKVYSFVVGDELLSESKEIRNMWKRLEEKISEIGYKPNTDSVLHELSEEEKIEALRGHSEKLALSFGLLKTTKGATLRICKNLRICVDCHNAAKLISKVVAREIVVRDNKRFHHFKDGFCSCGDYW from the coding sequence ATGAATTCCGTTGCACCACCATtctcccaccaccaccacctccaccaccatacTATCATCATTTACAGAAGGGTTCCCGTATCAAGTAATAAACATTATCTTCGTCCAATCTTCACTCCCAAAGcatctctctcattctccaccCATACCCATAAACGACACACTGATTCTCCAGCCAGCAACTCTGCTCCACGCCTCTCTTTACTCCAAGAAATAAACAGGCTCTGCCAGTGCGGGAACCTCACCGAAGCCCTTAATTTTCTTCATAGAGACTTTATAAATGTTAACTCCGATTCAGCGGAGAGAGCAGAAGCTATGGGCGTCTTGTTACAGGCCTGCGGGCAGCAAAAGGATATGGAGACCGGGCGTAAAGTCCACGAGATGGTTTCGGCATCGACCCAGTTGAGCAACAACTTCGTTATCAATACCCGTCTCATCACAATGTACTCCATGTGTGGCTCTCCGCTAAATTCACGTTTAGTTTTCGATGGGTTACAGAGGAGGAATCTTTTTTTGTGGAATGCAATTGTTAGTGGGTATGCTAGAAATGAGCTTTATGATGGTGCAATTAGCTTGTTCACTGAGTTAATTTCGGTTACGGAGTTTAAGCCTGATAATTTTACATTGCCTTGTGTGATTAAGGCTTGTGCTGGGCTTTTGGATGTGGGCTTGGGGCAGGTGATTCATGGGATGGCAATGAAGACGGGTTTGATGTCTGATGTGTTTGTGGGTAATACATTGATTGCAATGTATGGGAAATGTGGGTTTGTTAGGGAAGCAGTGAAAGTGCTTGAATGTATGCCTGAGAGGAATCTGGTTTCTTGGAATTCGATGATTTGTGGGTTTGCTGAGAATGGATTTTCTCAAGAGAGTTATGATATGTTTAGaaagattttagaaagtgaaGAGGAATTGATCCCGGATGTTGCTACCATTGTGACTGTATTACCAGTGTGTGCAGGGGAAGGAGAAGTGAATGTGGGAATGGTAATTCATGGTTTGGCGGTTAGGTTGGGGTTGAGTCAGGAACTGATGGTGAACAATGCCTTGATAGACATGTATTCGAAATGTGGGTACTTGAACGAAGCccatattctttttataaggaGTAACAACAAGAATGTAGTTTCTTGGAATTCCATGATCGGTGGTATTTCTAGAGAAGGAGATGTATGCAGAACATTTGATCTATTACGAAAAATGCAGATGGAACAGGACAAAACGAAGGTGAATGAGGTCACCATATTGAATGTTTTGCCAGCTTGTTTGGAGGAATCAGAACTGCCTTGCTTGAAGGAACTTCATGGTTATTCAATCAGACATGGGTTTCAATATGATGAATTGGTCGCCAATGCTTTTGTTGCAGCATATGCGAAGTGCGGGTTACTGAGCTCTGCTGAGCACGTCTTCTATGGAATTGAAACTAAGACCGTGAACACTTGGAATGCACTTATTGGTGGTCATGCAAAAAATGGTGATCCGAAAAAGGCTTTTGAGTTGTACTTTCAAATGGCATCTTCAGGCTTCGATCCTGACTCTTTTAGCATAGGAAGTCTCCTTTTAGCTTGTTCCTACGTGAAATGCTTGAATCCTGGCAAAGAGCTTCATGGATTCGTGTTACGGAAAGGCCTAGAAACAGATTCCTTTATTGGTATCTCTTTGCTATCCCTTTACATTCATTGCAGGGAAGTGTTATCTGCAAGGATGTTGTTTGATAGGATGGAAGATAAAATTTTGGTATCCTGGAACGCAATGATTGCTGGTTACTCCCAGAATGGACTTCCTGATGAAGCCCTTGATCTCTTCCGTAAAATGATTTCTGATGGAGTTCAACCATACGAGATTGCCATAATGAGTGTGTTTGGGGCTTGTTCTCAGCTCTCTGCTCTGCGTCTGGGAAAAGAAATGCATTGCTTTGCTTTAAAAGCGCACCTAACAGAAGACAATTTCGTTGGATGTTCACTCATAGATATGTATGCAAAAAGTGGCTGCATAGAACAATCTCATAGGGTTTTTGACAGCTTAAAGAAGAAAGATGAGGCATCATGGAATGTTATAATTACAGGATATGGAATTCATGGACATGGAAACAAGGCCATAGAGCTATTTGAAAAAATGCAGAGATCAGGCCAGAAGCCTGATGAGTTTACACTTATAGGAATTCTAATGGCATGTAGCCATGCTGAGTTGGTTACAGAGGGGTTGAAGTATTTCGGCCAGATGAAAGTTTTGTATGGAATAGAACCAAAATTAGAGCATTATGCATGTGTTGTGGACATGCTGGGTCGAGCAGGCCAATTGGACGAAGCTCTAAAGCTCATACATGAGATGCCTGAAGAACCAGATGCTAGAATCTGGAGCTCACTGCTCAGTTCATGTAGAATTTATGGTGATTTGCAAATGGGGGTGCAAATCGCCGAAGAATTACTTGAGCTGGAACCGGAGAAAGCAGAGAATTATGTGCTACTCTCAAATTTATATGCTGGGTCCGGGAAATGGGATGATGTGAGAAGGGTGAGGAAGAGGATGAAGGAGAATGGCCTTCAGAAGGATGCTGGTCGTAGTTGGATTGAAATTGGAGGTAAAGTTTATAGCTTTGTTGTTGGTGATGAGCTGCTGTCAGAGTCAAAAGAGATCCGAAACATGTGGAAGAGGTTGGAGGAAAAGATAAGCGAAATTGGATATAAACCAAATACAGATTCTGTGCTGCATGAACTGAGTGAAGAGGAGAAGATTGAGGCATTGCGAGGGCATAGTGAGAAGCTGGCACTTTCTTTTGGGTTGTTGAAGACGACCAAAGGTGCAACCCTGAGAATCTGCAAAAATCTGCGCATCTGTGTGGATTGTCATAATGCGGCCAAGTTAATATCAAAGGTGGTTGCAAGGGAGATAGTTGTGAGAGACAACAAGCGGTTTCACCATTTCAAAGATGGATTCTGTTCTTGTGGGGACTATTGGTAG
- the LOC108979405 gene encoding uncharacterized protein LOC108979405 isoform X1, with product MSGNNIEDVKEKELTDKTLNNQDGGDSSLDELKALDKSDENLMPSPQQEEEIIKKKYGGLLPKKPPLISKDHERAFFDSADWALGKEAQKPKGPLEALRPKLQPTPHQQVRSRRSAYAPADDGGEVDDGNNNTISSEDHGSTFDGGDNNNYIYDGGNNKSTDSKDQICPE from the exons ATGTCAGGCAATAATATTGAGGATGTAAAGGAGAAGGAGCTTACAGATAAGACGCTTAATAATCAAGATGGCGGCGACAGTTCCCTGGACGAGCTTAAAGCTTTGGATAAAAGTGATGAGAATCTCATGCCTTCACCACAGCAGGAA GAGgaaataatcaagaaaaagTATGGGGGACTATTACCCAAGAAGCCTCCACTGATATCCAAG GATCATGAACGTGCTTTTTTTGATTCTGCGGATTGGGCATTGGGAAAG GAAGCCCAAAAGCCCAAAGGACCCCTTGAAGCACTCCGCCCAAAGTTGCAG CCCACACCACACCAGCAAGTTCGTTCAAGGCGCTCAGCTTATGCTCCTGCTGATGATGGTGGTGAAG tCGATGATGGCAACAATAATACCATTTCTTCAGAGGACCACGGTAGCACATTTGATGGTGGCGACAATAACAATTACATCTATGATGGTGGCAACAATAAAAGTACTGATTCAAAGGATCAGATCTGCCCCGAGTAG